A portion of the Pedobacter cryoconitis genome contains these proteins:
- a CDS encoding heme/hemin ABC transporter substrate-binding protein — MKITLLAVALAAISLGACNANKQEAAAGLADSIKIVSLSGSISEVLAGAGLEKNIVGTDITSNYPEGLKAKPKVGHNRNINAEGILALQPGLVIGIKKDFSPALEAQFKTAGVKLLLVDQEFSVKGTKELIHTLTDSLHVKTKGDSLIKILDQDLAKVKPAVSKPKVLFIYARGTGTMMVGGTGTQVEKAIVLAGGQNAVTEFADYKPLTAEALVKANPDVILLFDSGLKSLGGAEGVSKIQGIKETNAGKNKKIISMDGELLGSFGPRLGIAIQELATKIN; from the coding sequence ATGAAAATTACATTATTAGCAGTCGCGTTGGCAGCCATTAGTTTGGGAGCCTGCAATGCAAACAAACAAGAAGCTGCAGCAGGTCTTGCTGACAGTATTAAAATCGTTTCCCTAAGCGGGTCAATCAGCGAAGTATTGGCTGGTGCAGGTTTAGAAAAGAATATTGTAGGTACAGATATTACCAGTAATTATCCGGAAGGTTTGAAAGCAAAACCAAAGGTAGGGCATAACCGTAACATTAATGCAGAAGGGATTTTAGCCTTACAACCAGGCTTGGTGATCGGTATTAAAAAAGATTTTAGCCCAGCATTGGAAGCGCAATTTAAAACTGCTGGTGTGAAGCTTTTATTAGTTGATCAGGAGTTTTCTGTCAAAGGAACAAAAGAGCTGATCCACACCCTGACCGATAGTCTGCATGTGAAGACTAAAGGAGATTCACTGATCAAAATATTAGACCAGGACCTGGCAAAAGTTAAACCAGCGGTCAGCAAGCCTAAAGTGTTATTCATTTATGCAAGGGGTACCGGGACTATGATGGTTGGTGGTACAGGTACGCAAGTAGAGAAAGCAATTGTTTTGGCAGGTGGTCAGAATGCGGTAACCGAATTTGCTGATTACAAACCTTTAACTGCTGAAGCTTTAGTGAAAGCTAATCCAGATGTGATTTTGCTTTTTGATTCAGGTTTGAAAAGTTTAGGCGGGGCAGAAGGGGTTTCAAAAATTCAGGGAATTAAAGAAACGAATGCAGGTAAAAACAAGAAAATTATCAGCATG
- a CDS encoding HmuY family protein, whose protein sequence is MKKFTPLLTLLCLATVFTACKKDSDPIIVTPASSGSTLTLNGLVGSEPGTAAGNSVFVDFSTDKQTSVARTSWDLGFYSGDDFKVILNHTVGATAIALAKTDLNLVTEADTTALAISGDLNLGQGAGGFNYIDPVDGDAATYLAGTVIKTISATDADNKVYIVNRGGTTGWQKIRVIRAGAGYTLQYAKITDKTFKTLNVAKDGAFNFKYVSFKTGAVEVEPAKANWDIQWTLATYKANATIPYTFSDFVLINFVGGVTAAEVSVADSKVTFADFAEANLTGKVFAGKREVIAGNWRITSGTPIGVKTDRFYLVKDGAGNIYKLKFVSFHEKDAGVRGKPVIEYKLVKKA, encoded by the coding sequence ATGAAAAAATTTACTCCACTCCTCACTTTACTTTGCCTGGCAACTGTTTTTACAGCCTGCAAAAAAGATAGTGACCCAATTATTGTTACCCCTGCTTCTTCAGGAAGTACACTTACCTTAAACGGACTGGTCGGCTCTGAACCGGGTACAGCTGCCGGAAACAGTGTTTTTGTAGATTTTAGTACAGATAAACAAACATCCGTAGCCCGTACTTCATGGGATCTTGGATTTTATTCAGGTGATGATTTTAAAGTAATCCTGAACCATACTGTAGGTGCAACTGCCATTGCATTAGCTAAAACAGATTTAAACCTGGTTACTGAAGCAGATACGACAGCATTAGCAATCTCAGGGGATTTAAACCTGGGTCAGGGTGCGGGTGGTTTTAATTATATCGATCCAGTTGATGGGGATGCTGCAACCTATTTAGCTGGTACGGTAATTAAAACTATTTCAGCGACCGATGCAGACAATAAAGTTTATATCGTAAATCGTGGTGGTACTACGGGGTGGCAAAAAATCCGCGTAATCCGTGCAGGTGCTGGTTATACTTTACAATACGCCAAAATCACTGATAAAACATTCAAGACGCTGAACGTTGCGAAGGACGGAGCTTTCAACTTTAAATATGTGTCCTTCAAAACAGGAGCAGTTGAGGTAGAGCCCGCAAAAGCAAACTGGGATATCCAGTGGACATTGGCAACTTATAAAGCAAATGCAACTATACCTTATACTTTCTCTGATTTTGTCCTGATCAACTTTGTTGGCGGGGTAACTGCAGCAGAAGTGAGCGTAGCAGATAGCAAAGTTACTTTTGCAGATTTCGCAGAAGCAAACTTAACAGGAAAAGTATTTGCAGGTAAAAGAGAAGTTATCGCTGGTAACTGGAGAATTACTTCGGGTACGCCAATAGGTGTAAAAACAGATCGTTTCTACCTGGTTAAAGATGGTGCAGGAAATATCTATAAATTGAAATTTGTGAGCTTCCATGAAAAGGACGCAGGAGTTCGCGGTAAACCAGTAATCGAATACAAACTGGTAAAAAAGGCATAA